The DNA window GTGGCACGAGATTCCTTGTGCAACATTGTGTTCAGATCCCACGGAGTTTGCCGAAATCGCGCTCCGTTGCCGAAGCGTGACGAACCCTTGACCGAATTGCGAAGGCTCGCCTGCACTTCGAATCGTCTTGGCACGCCTACGCTCTCTAATTGACAAGGTTGTAATTTGAGAGGGAATCCGAAGCCATGCGTGGGGTTGTTCGATGTTTTCTCGCAGCGATCGTGACAGCTGCCAGTGTGGTTGCGGGCCCTGCTGCCTCTAGCTCGGCGGCGACCCAGTCGTATCGGCCCGCCATCGCGTCGGTTATGCCGGCGAAGGACGCGGTGGTGGGTGTGGCCCACCCCGTCGTAGTGACTTTCAGAACGCCCGTCACCGACCGGCGCGCGGCCGAACGCGCCCTCGGCATCAAGTCGACGCCCGCGATGACCGGCAAGTTCGAATGGTTGGAAAATACTGTCGTGCAGTGGGTTCCCGATCACTTCTGGCCCGCGCACAGCACGGTGTCACTATCGATGCGCGGCGGGTTGGCCACCACGAACTTCATGACGGGTCCCGCCGTCATCGGCGTCGCCAATATTTCGGACCACACCTTCACCGTGACCATCGACGGAGTCGAAGCGCCTCATCTTCCGTCGCCCCACCACCGGCCCCGCTGGGGAGAACCCGGCGTGTTCCCTGCCTCGATGGGTAGGCCGCAGTATCCCACCCCTGTCGGCACCTACACCGTGTTGGCCAAGGAGCGCGACGTGATGATGGATTCGAGCAGCGTCGGCATTCCCGTCGACTCCCCCGACGGGTACCTGCTCGACGTGGAGTACGCCGTCCGCTTCACTCAGCGCGGCCTTTTCGTGCATTCCGCGCCGTGGGCTGTCAATTCAATGGGGTTCGAGAATGTCAGCCACGGCTGCATCGGCCTCAGCGACGAGGACGCCGAGTGGTATTGGAACACCGTTAACGTCGGCGACCCGATCATTGTGCGTGAGAACAGCATCGAAGTTCCCCGGACAGTCACCGGCTGATTCAGCGTCGTTGGTCTAGCTCTGCCAAACCATAACGGGATCGTGCCCAGCTATGAGCGACATTGTCGCTACATTGCTTGGCGCTTCGACGCGGGCGCCACCCCAGCCTCCGCGAGCGCCGGTGTGTCAATCCCCCATCCCGACAGGCGAACACGATAGGCGGCACATGCGGCCGCCGCCGATACATTGCGTGGCGATGATGTCAGCCGCCTACAGCGCCAGCATTATCGTTGACCTACAACAGATTCGCCCGACGCCGTCCGCAGGGAAGCAAAACAACGACCCGCCCCCACGCGGTGGGGGCGGGTCGTCGCGGAGGAACGGTGTCAGTGCCCGCTAGGGCCAGGTGCAATCGGCTGACCAGCCACCGGCGCACCAGCCGGAGCCGGACCGGTCGAATCACCCTTACCGCCGGCCGCACCGCCCATGGTGGTCAGCGGCGCCAATGGTGCGCCCGCGATCGGCGCACCGATCGGAACGATGGGCACCGGCGGAACCAACGGGGGAACCAGCGGCGGTGGCACGACCGGTGGAACCAGCGGTGGCGGCACGATGGGCGGTACCAGCGGCGGCGGCACGAGTGGAGGCCCAGGTAGGGCCATCGGAACCCCCGCCATCTCGGTGACCGGAGCGCAAACGGGCGCCGCAGCAGCCGGACCGGCCTCACCTGCCGACGTCTGGAGGCATTCGTAGCCGCCAGCTGCCGCATTGCCGGGGCTCAACGCAATAGCGACGCCACACAACCCCCCGACAGCAATTACTTTGAGGTCGAATCGATCAAAGATCGCCATCGCCCATCGACTCCTTCATTCGCGCTCTGACATTCCGCATTCACGTGGTGCAGCACAACCGGTGCCATACCAAGGTCGTCAGTGGACGACCTCGTTAATTATCAGTGCGAATTACACCGGTGGGACACGCCGCACCGCACCGTATCCAAATGGTGACGTAGGACTTCCAAACAGTGATGTTGGTCCGGAGTTGCTGCGCCCGTTGCGGTTTCAATTGAGACACAGTGGTAATCAATCTGTGCCCGAAACGAGCCCGGAACACATGCCGCGGGAGTAGGCGTTTCAAACCCGCGAGCCAGGGCATCACTGTGGGACAGAGCATCGAGTGAGGGGCTGGTGACCATGACAGTTGAATCCAAACCCGCGGCGGACGCGCCGATCGGCGAGTTGTTGAGTCAGTTGTCGGCGCAGACATCGCGGTTGGTTCGCGACGAATTGCGGTTGGCGCAGAAGGAATTTCAGGAATCGGCTAAGCACGCGGGTATCGGCGCCGGGCTGTTCAGCGTGGCCGGGTTATTGGCCTTCCTTGGCCTCGCGACACTAATTGGCGCAGCTGTGGCGGCGTTATCGCTGGTACTGCCGGTATGGGCGGCCGCGGTGATCGTGGCAGCGGTACTTTTCCTCATCGCGGGTGTCGCGGCTTTGATCGGTCGACGTCAGGCGGAAGAGGTCACCCCGACGGCACCCAGGACTGTTGAAACGGTGAAAGCCGACATCGAGGAAGTGAAGGAAGCACGCCATGGCCGCACCTGATCCCAAGCGTCCCGAGCCGGGTCCCGACGCGGGTATCGAAGAGCTCGAGGCCGACGCCGAGCAGACGCGTCACGAGCTCGGTCAGACGGTCGAAGCCCTGGCCGACAAGCTTGACGTCAAGGAACGCGCCAAAGAGAAGGCGGCGGAGACCAAGGAGCAGGTGGTCGAGAAGGCCGACTCACTGAGACACACCGTTGCCGACAATCCGAAGCGAACGGTGCCGATCGCGGCGGTGGCAGTGATCGCCGCGCTGGCGGTGGGGATCCTTGTGTGGCGGCGGCGCCACTGAGATTTCGCCGGAGGTTCTGAGTGCGCCCGACGCGTTCGCCGCACGCGCGGGCCGCCGCTCGTCGAGCTAGATCCCCATTTGGGCCCCATGGCCTCCGCAAGCCACCCAAGTTGCGGCGGTCGGAAGGTTTAGGTCTGACCTGGAGTTATTAGTTGTGGTCCCGACTGGGATCGAACCAGTGACCTTCCGCGTGTGAGGCGGACGCTCTCCCCCTGAGCTACGAGACCGGGGAGCTCGACCGAAGGGTCGAACGAGGTCGAAGACTAGCACGTAGCGGCTTTCGACCCGAATTCGTTTCGCCTGGATTCCCGCCGGCATTTCGCACGTTCGACGGCCCGTCCCGCATTGCCGGGCTATCGTCACGCCGTGACTCAACCAGGCACACGTTCGACCACAGCGATTGCGGGATTGGTCGCACTACTCGTCCTCGCAGCGTGTGCCAACTCCCCCGGTCCTGAGCCCGCGAGCGCGTCGTCTGGTTCCACCCAGTCCATGGCGTCCGCGACGCGCTCAGCGCCACCGATGTCGACGCCGACAGCCGAGCCACAGCCGATGGACCGAGAGGTGTTCGCGTTCACCGGCTTCATCTCCCCGACGGGCAACGTGGCCTGCATGATCGACGTGGACCTGGCCCGCTGCGACATCATCGATAATGACTGGTCACCACCGCCGCGCCCCGCGGATTGCGAATTCGACTACGGGCAAGGAATCGAGATCGTTGCCGGCGCACCGGCGTCCTTTGTGTGTGCCGGCGACACCGCCTTCGGCCCCGACGAGGTGCTGCCGTATGGCGATGCGATCACGGCGGGGCCGCTGCGTTGCGAAAGCGCGAACTCGGGCATCACGTGTCGCGACACCGACACCGGACACGGGTTCACGCTCGCCCTCAAGGAGTATCAGCTGTTTTGACGCACCGGTGAATGCGTTCGCCCAGCATCCGCACAGTTTTGGCCATACCGTGATCGCATGAAACGTCACGCCGTCTCCGCTGCGCTCGCTGCGGCCGCACCCGTCGCAGCGATGCTCATGGCCGGTATGGCCACGGCGTCCCCCGGCTCGCTCGGGAACCTCCCCCTCGAAACGATCACAGTGACGGAGCTGACCGCCTTCAACTCCCCGTCGGGGAACATCGGTTGCTACATCGACCCGACCACGGTGCGCTGCGATATCCGGGAGCGCGACTGGGCGCCGCCGCCCAAGGCCGCGTCATGTAATGAGAACGTCGGCTGGGGCCAGGGCCTGACACTGAACGTCGGTGAACCTGCGAGGTTCGTGTGTGCGGGCGACACAGCATTGACGGCCGGGAATCCGTTGGCGTTCGGCGACAAGATCGTGGCGGGTTCGATCGAGTGCTCAAGCGCCGAATCCGGCATCACGTGCTGGGATTTCCAGTACGGCGGCGAGTTCTCGATCTCCCGCGAGGCCTATCACCTGGCTTGAGACGACCGATGACCGGCAAGGGATTTGTGGTGTCTTGCTCGGGTCGACTAATGTCGTGCTTCGCGACGGACGGCAAAGCCGCTCGTGGCGCGCGGATGTAGCGCAGTTGGTAGCGCATCACCTTGCCAAGGTGAGGGTCGCGGGTTCGAATCCCGTCATCCGCTCGGACGGTGCAATGGCATCAACCCCAGCGGTGGAGTGGCCGAGTGGTGAGGCAACGGCCTGCAAAGCCGTGCACACGGGTTCGATTCCCGTCTCCACCTCAACGATTTGTTTCTCGGCGCGATTAGCTCAGCGGGAGAGCGCTTCCCTGACACGGAAGAGGTCACTGGTTCAATCCCAGTATCGCGCACCACGTTCTACCAGTGGTCAGCAGCCCTATCTAGGGCTACTAACCATCGGCCATGCAATATGCATGCAATAGCGTAAATCTGGGGGATGCACCTTGCCCGCGGCCGGCTTCCGGATCATCAAACGAAACCAGGAAGGCGCACCCGATGACCCCCACGCCCCCCACACGTTCACAGCTGCCAGACCGTTATGGACACGGCGCTAGAGACCGCCGAGCGGGTGCGCGAAGATCACGCCGAGGTGTGGCGTACGTTGTCCGGTCTCGATCGCGACGACCTACAGGCTGTCGCTGTCGCGCTGGCCGCGATGGTGACGCTCGACCAACCCGGCATCCTGCGGTGGCTGCAGGCGCTACCCGGTGGCGATAGGCCGTCAGCTGCTAGCGGCCTGGCGATGATCGTGCCGGCATGATCATCCGCACACCCGAGGATCTGGAGGCCGCAGCCGCAGCGGCTGCGGCCTTGTTCCCGCCGCCAACCGAGGCGCAGATCGATCGGCTAGCGACGATCAACCGTGGCGAGTCAATGGCGTCGCCGGGACGGACGAATACTGGCGGCCAGGATTTGGGATAGGAGAGCGGCAAGCGCGGCGCCTGGTGGCCGAAGCGCGAAGCGGCGGCGTGGCCGTTTCGCGTCCCTCAAAGGCTCGGTTGCTGAGGCGGTTCTTCTGTAATTCCCATGACAAGCTTCCACAGATCATGCGAGGCATCCTTGAGTGCGTCGAACGAAAGCTTAACGGGGTCTTTGGCCGGCGCCTCCCGCCGTTGCACCATCGCTTCACGTATCGGAATCTCACTCGCAACTAGGGCGTCTACACGCTTTCCGAGCTTGCCCAGCGCTTTGTACACCGAGCCACCCTCATCGAATAGCAGGGCTGCTGAGTTAATTTCAACAGTGCCGTTAAGAACCGCGATGTTGGCCGGCTCAGTGATGGCGTCCACGGCAGCAGCCCTCGCCTGAAGATCGTCAAGCGCCAAAATCTCGGGGATTCGTCGCCACAGCCTAGACATTGGATACAGCTGTGAGTAGACCGCTCGACATACTTCGCTGATCGCTAGCCTCTGTTGCTGTTTCAGTTGCGACTCTTGTTGCAGCTCCGCGAGATCCCTCTGGCCCTGTAGTTCGGCCCTATGGCGCTTTTCAGCGGCTTCGAGTGCCTTACGGGCGCTGTCGGCTGCCTCTCGGGCATCCGCTGCCGCTCGACGCGTGATCATCACCGTTTGCCCCACTGCCACCGCTACCGCGAGAAAAGCGCCCCCCGCCGCGAAAGCCTCGGTCACGCTTCCCCAGTTGACCCAAAGATACTTCTGGTGCAGGTCGGCTGCCTGTATGAGGACGATGACGATCAGACAGAGCGTAAGACTGCCAAACACCACAGCCAGGTAGCCCTTGACTGCTGACCAGGTGTCACGCAAATCTGTAATGAATGTACGTCGATCCCCCATCCTGGGGAATCTAGCGCGGACAGCCCGACTGCGGTGTCGGCGGACATGAAAAAGTGCCCACTGGCGGACATGAAAATGCCCGTTCGCGGTCAATAGGTTCTGCCCACCGGCGGACACGAAAGTGCCCGCAGGCGGCCATGAATCTGCCCAGACCTATCTGATGCCGTTCGGCGCGTCAGCGCCGTGGCGGCCTCTCCTGTGGTTTCGATGTCGATGCCTAGTCGAACCGAAATCCCCAGGAGAGACCTACTTGAAGTCTGACGGAGAACTCATGGAAATACTCAATGCCTACGACCTGACCGGGTCCTACCGCGCCGCTGCTGAGTTGTGCGGGTGCTCGCACCACACCGTGAAGAAAGCGGTCGACGACCGCAACGCGGGTCTGCCGCCAGCGACGCGGCGGGCCCGCATGATCGACGACTGGCGCGACCTGCTGGAAACCTGGGTCTCGGATTCGAAGGGAAAGATCCGCGGCGACAAAGCTCACGAACGACTGGTGGCGCTGGGATACGCCGGCACGGACCGCACCACCCGCCGAGCCTTAGCCGAGATCAAATCGCAATGGCGACTGGGCAATACGCGAGTCCACCGGCCCTGGATCACCGAGCCCGGACTGTGGCTGCAGTACGACTTCGCCGACGGCCCACTCGTCGCCGGGCGCAAAGTGGTGCTGTTGGTTGCGTGGTTGGCGTGGAGCCGATACCGGGTGGTGATCGCGTTGCGGGACCGAACCGCACCCAGTGTCTTCGCCGGCCTGGACCGGATCTTCCGCCTCGTCGGGGGCGCCCCGACCTACCTGCTCACCGACAACGAGAAGACCGTCACCACCGGACACATCGCCGGGGTCCCGGTCCGTAACCGCGCCGCGGTGACCTTCGGCCGCTATTACGGCATCTCGGTGTTGACCTGCGAACCCGCCGACCCTGCGTCCAAAGGTGGAGTGGAGAACGCGGTCAAGCTCGCCAAAGCCGACATCGTGCCCACCGACACCAACCTGCTGGCCCAGTACGACTCCTTCGCCGACGTCGAAGCCGCGTGCGCGGGGTTTAACGCCGAGATCAACGCCCGGGTGCACCGCAGCACCGGTCGGCGTCCGGTGGAGATGCTCAGCCAGGAACGACCCGCCCTGCACGCGGTGCCCGACCTGCCCCACACCGCCGCACTGGGGGTGACCCGCCGGGTCCCCGACAACACCCCGATGGTCACTTTTCGAACACGGCCAATACTCCGTTCCAGCAACACTATTGGGGCAAACAGTGTGGATCCGCCATCGTGACGGCACCGACGAAGTGGTGATCTGTGCTCTTGACGACGGCGGCCCCATCGAGGTGGCCCGGCACCGCCGCGCCACCCCCGGCAGCCCCGCCATCGACGACAGTCACTTCCCCAACCATCGTGACAAGGTTCCCGGTGACTACCGCATCCGTGCCCGCACGATCTCCGAGCAGACATTCCTGGCTTTGGGTCCCGGTGCGGCGGTGTGGCTCAAAGAAGCCGCCGCCGTCGGCACCGAACGCATTCTGCAGAAGATGGCCCACGCCGTGGAACTGTCCGCGTTGGCCGGTCGCGCTGACGTGGACTGGGCTTTGGGTCACGCCGCCGTGCACGGCCGGTTCGCCACCGGCGATCTCGACACCATCTTGGCCGCCAAAGGCTTGGACCTGACGCGTCGCGACGCTGGTGAGGATACTTCGGCTGGCGCAAGGCACAAGCGGGTGGAACCTGTTCGGCCGCACCATCATCGGCACACCTGAGGCAGGCATCGCATGAGCACAACTAACGCCGCGCCGCCGTTGCCCGCCGACGTCGAAACCTTGATGCGTGGGCTGCGGTTGCCGCACGCCCGAGCAATCGCCGCCGACGTGCTGGCCACCGCCCGCGCCCAGCGCTGGGACCCCACCGAAGTGATCAAAGCACTGTTGACCGAGGAAGTCGCCGGCCGGGCCCGCTCCATGCTGGCCTCCCGCCGTAAAGCCGCCGGCTTCCCGACCGGCAAAACGTTCGACGCCTGGGACCCGAAGGCCTCCTCGATCCCGCTGCCCACCCAGCAGGCGCTGCAGACTTTGGAATGGGTCGGGCGCCGCGAGAACCTGGTGGTCTGCGGGCCAGCCGGCACCGGCAAGACGTTCTTCCTCGAAGCCCTGGGGCAGAAGGTCATCGAGGCCGGTATGCCGGTGGCGTGGTTCACCCTCGAGCAGATCGGGGTGCTGGTACGGGCCCACCGCGCCGATGACTCTCTCGGCAAGGCGGTGGCCAAGATCGTGCGCGCCGAGCTCGTCGTCATCGATGACGTCGGGCTCTTGCCGGTCGGTGCTGATGCCGCCGAAGGGCTCTACCGCATCGTCGAAGCCGCCTATGAGCGCCGATCGGTGGCGATTTCGTCGAACCTTCACCCCAGTGGCTTCGACGAGCTGATGCCCAAGACGTTGGCCACCGCCACCGTCGACCGGCTGCTGCATCACGCGCACCTGTGCCAAACCAGCGGCGACTCCGTGCGCCTGGCGCAAGCCCTGCACGGGAAAGGAGTCAAACCCTTGAGCTGACAACGGCCTCACCGACCGGTGGCGGACACACCCTCATGGGCAGATTCGTGTCCGCCACTGGGCAGTTCTTAATGGCCACCTACGGGCATTTCTCATGTCCGCCACTGGGCAGTTTCAGCTGTCCATTGACACTGCGGCCACCTGACTGGTGGGAACCGAATGACCGCATACAGCTTTCGACTTTCGTATCTGTTGTTCGCCTTCGGGAGCTGCGGTGCAGCCGTCACGCCCAGTAACTGAGGAGGCTGCCGATGGCAGTGATCACCAAACCCCTGATCGCCCAGCGCAAGTCGACAACCTGCTTCATGTCTAGACGGCGGTCAAAGTCGACTATCTGACCCTGCATGTGCGCCAACGTCTCCCGCTGCTTCGTCGACAGGTCGTTTCTCACTTTCCCGATATCTCTATCGACAACGCTGACTCGCTTATCGATCCCCGATACCCGCTTATTCAGGTCGTTGATGTACACCACCAGGTGCGCAATTTGGAGCTGAATCGGGTCACCCTCGTTGACTGCCAGCGCCGCAGGACCAATCTGAACGATGGGAGCATGCCCCATTATTCTGATGGCGCCCGTGTTCGGCTGAACAACTACGCGTATTGGCCTGCGCAGCAGGCGTTTCCACTGGCGGACAAACCATTTCGTGAGCTGAGTTGCCTGCCAGCGTAGATAATCCGGCAGCGCTTTCTGATGCTTCGAACGCACGTACGCACTTGTAAGTCCGAAGGCTGTCAAAGTTGTGCCCGCGACCTGCAGCGTTGTAGCCAACCACTTCGCGTCGAGCACACGGGACCGCACCGCAAGAGCGACTGCGTGCAGCGACTCCCCCAACGCAGCGGGGTAGTCCACCTGCCGCAACTGCAGCCCCACACCGAGACAAAGAACGATGCCGCACAGGGCGCCAACGAACAGGCGCTCATCAGACCCCTGCAATTTCGGCACGTGACGATGCTGCCCGAGATAGCCCGCGGATTAATGGCGGCACGCCGCCAACGCTTGACGCTGGCTGGCGTCAGCCCTAGGCCTAGGCAGAGAACGAAAGCGCTAGACCGACCATGATGATCAGCTGGCCGCACATCGCCAACCGCAGATCAATGACCTGCCGCCTAACTTGGTGAGCCTGCAGTTCGTCGAGTCGTTCATTGATCTCCGCGAGTGCGCGCTCCAGTGTTTCCTTGTCCCCCGCCGTTGCTGCTGCCCGGGCAGCGGTAACGGCGTTTTCGAGTTGCGCCAGACGCAAGTCGAGTTGTGGAACCTTACTGCGCATTTTGTTCACCTCATCGGCCATCCGCGACAGCTCGGCTAGCTTGTCATCTTCCGACATTGACGAGTCGATCCGCAGTGGCGGACGGCCTTCGCCTTCAATGAGTCTCAACTGGCCGAACTCTGAACTGGCGGGGGTGCCCTCAGTCACGATGATGTATTGCGTTGGGGGCTTTGGATAGAGCCCGCGCCGTATCAACCACGCACGAAGCCGCCACCAAGTGCGCCGCGACCGCTTAGTAAAGCGCTGCCATGTTGCACCTAGCGACCGCAGCCAGGCGTAGGCCAGGCCGACAAGGGTTACGAACACACCGAAGACTTGCACCGTAATGGACCATTCAAGTCTTCCGAAGTCGCCCCACGGCACGTAGACGCACGCCAGCAAAACCGTCGTAGCGACGCCGACCGCTACAGCTACGAACACACCCCAATCGAATCTCCCCACAGTCACAATGCTGCATGACTGTGGGTGCCTGACGCGGGCCACATATGGTGGCGTGCCGCGTCTACGCACTCAGCTCGATGTTGTCCTGTCCGATCTTCACGGTTACGGACAGGTGCCCGCCCAGGGCTGCAACGTAAGACTGCAGGGTGCCGAGCTCAGTATGCGAAAGGTCACCGCGCTCCAGCTTGGACACCCTGGCCTGAGACACGCCCATCCGCTCCGCAATGTCACTCTGCCGCACCATGCCGAGGGTTTTCCGCACTTCGGCGAGGCGATGGACACGCGCCATCTCCTCGGCCTCCTTGCGAAAGTTCTCCGCGCGCTGGGGGTCGAGGCGGCCAGCGGCAATCGCCTCGGCACGGACCTCGCGCCAATTCCTAGCCATGTCACTCACCTTCTGTCTTCAGCCAGTCCTCGTATCGCTGCTCAGCGACGGGGATGTTATCCGTGTACCAATCTTTCCAGTTGCCCGCCTTGTCGCCGCTGACCAGCAGAACTGCTTGTCGTTTCGGATCGAAGATGAACAGCACTCGAATACTGGTTCCTGCGGGGCGTAGCTCCTTCATGTGGTGGTACTTCGACCCTTTTACCTTGTCCACGATCGGACGCCCCGCCATTGGTCCGTTCGCTTCCAGGTAGTCGATAGCACCACTTACCGAATCGGTCGCATCCGAATCGAGGGCCATGAACCATTCGTCCACCTCCTCGACCAGCATCACTTCCCACACGAGGATAGTATAACGCTGATGTTATACGCAACTGTTCAGGCCGACACGTTGAGTTAGGCGGCCCGCAGCTCGTCACCGTCGAGCACGAACAACTCGGCGCTGCTACCACATATGCCCCCAGTCATGGATTGGCAGGACGCGCCTCGGGATCGCGATCGCGATACGAGAGGGTTTGCCACATGGGGCGTACACCGAGTTCTTTCCGCCCCATCTGTCCGACGCCTCCCGGCGCCACGGTCGACCCTGTGTCTGTCGAGTGTCCGAGCCAGCAGCCCCGGTCAGGGCTTTCTGTTCGATACTGACCGACGACCCGTCCGGATGTATCTTCGGGCAATGAAATTGAGGGCGAGGGGCAATGTCGCCCTCATACTCGCAGCGCTCTTTTTGCCTTCGCCGTCTTCGTCGGTGTAGTGAACAATGGCCGATGCAACAACCACTGTGCTGCGCACACGGAAGACCAGAACTTGATGCTCATCAGCGGAGCAATTGCTCTCGGTCTACTGGTCTTGGGGCTTGTGCGCAGATACCAGCCTGCTCGCAATCAAGAGGTTGAGCACACCGCAAAGCCCCCAAGTGCGGATACATAACGGCGCCAGCTCGAACCGCGGTGCTCAAGGCTGCCGCTGAGCTCGACCGATTGAATGGAACCGGATAGTTTCGCGCTGCGTCGTGTCTGTGTTCGGCCCGTCATCCCTCTCCAGAGGCAGCCTCACCTTCCGGACCTGCCGCACGGGTCGGCGTCGCGCTAGACCGAGCGGCAGGTGGCCGTAAAAATTCACCAGCTGCGGGCGGAGTGCCGCTACCCTGGAATTGGCAGCGGATCTAGGGCAGGTTGCGTTCGTTTTTCCGTTGCCTAGACGGCCGTTGGGGTTGCGTCCAGCAGAGTGGTGTA is part of the Mycolicibacterium tusciae JS617 genome and encodes:
- a CDS encoding L,D-transpeptidase is translated as MRGVVRCFLAAIVTAASVVAGPAASSSAATQSYRPAIASVMPAKDAVVGVAHPVVVTFRTPVTDRRAAERALGIKSTPAMTGKFEWLENTVVQWVPDHFWPAHSTVSLSMRGGLATTNFMTGPAVIGVANISDHTFTVTIDGVEAPHLPSPHHRPRWGEPGVFPASMGRPQYPTPVGTYTVLAKERDVMMDSSSVGIPVDSPDGYLLDVEYAVRFTQRGLFVHSAPWAVNSMGFENVSHGCIGLSDEDAEWYWNTVNVGDPIIVRENSIEVPRTVTG
- the istB gene encoding IS21-like element helper ATPase IstB — protein: MSTTNAAPPLPADVETLMRGLRLPHARAIAADVLATARAQRWDPTEVIKALLTEEVAGRARSMLASRRKAAGFPTGKTFDAWDPKASSIPLPTQQALQTLEWVGRRENLVVCGPAGTGKTFFLEALGQKVIEAGMPVAWFTLEQIGVLVRAHRADDSLGKAVAKIVRAELVVIDDVGLLPVGADAAEGLYRIVEAAYERRSVAISSNLHPSGFDELMPKTLATATVDRLLHHAHLCQTSGDSVRLAQALHGKGVKPLS
- a CDS encoding DUF6636 domain-containing protein codes for the protein MTQPGTRSTTAIAGLVALLVLAACANSPGPEPASASSGSTQSMASATRSAPPMSTPTAEPQPMDREVFAFTGFISPTGNVACMIDVDLARCDIIDNDWSPPPRPADCEFDYGQGIEIVAGAPASFVCAGDTAFGPDEVLPYGDAITAGPLRCESANSGITCRDTDTGHGFTLALKEYQLF
- a CDS encoding type II toxin-antitoxin system RelE/ParE family toxin, with the translated sequence MLVEEVDEWFMALDSDATDSVSGAIDYLEANGPMAGRPIVDKVKGSKYHHMKELRPAGTSIRVLFIFDPKRQAVLLVSGDKAGNWKDWYTDNIPVAEQRYEDWLKTEGE
- a CDS encoding phage holin family protein, giving the protein MTVESKPAADAPIGELLSQLSAQTSRLVRDELRLAQKEFQESAKHAGIGAGLFSVAGLLAFLGLATLIGAAVAALSLVLPVWAAAVIVAAVLFLIAGVAALIGRRQAEEVTPTAPRTVETVKADIEEVKEARHGRT
- a CDS encoding XRE family transcriptional regulator, whose amino-acid sequence is MARNWREVRAEAIAAGRLDPQRAENFRKEAEEMARVHRLAEVRKTLGMVRQSDIAERMGVSQARVSKLERGDLSHTELGTLQSYVAALGGHLSVTVKIGQDNIELSA
- a CDS encoding DUF3618 domain-containing protein, which translates into the protein MAAPDPKRPEPGPDAGIEELEADAEQTRHELGQTVEALADKLDVKERAKEKAAETKEQVVEKADSLRHTVADNPKRTVPIAAVAVIAALAVGILVWRRRH